The following are encoded together in the Anopheles nili chromosome 3, idAnoNiliSN_F5_01, whole genome shotgun sequence genome:
- the LOC128725808 gene encoding WD repeat-containing protein 48 homolog: protein MLTHKNNQAGRKKMQVSFVIRDAEEKRHRNGVNALQLDSINGRLYSAGRDAIIRLWNSTQPNSHEPYIQSMEHHNDWVNDIVLCCGGRNLISASCDTTVKVWNAHKGFCMSTLRTHRDYVQALAYAKDREQVASAGLDKAIFLWDVNTLTALTASNNTVTTSSISGSKDSIYSLAMNPSGTIIVSGSTENTLRIWDPRTCNKIAKLKGHTENVKALVVSEDGTQVVSGSSDGKIKLWSIGQQRCIQTISVHSEGVWCLLMTDGFSHVISGSRDRKIIMTELRNPANSVLICEEQAPVLSMCYNIDQTGIWATTWNSDIRCWKLHKTDKLCTTASTGSSTAANTVKGYEVACIKGGAAIKKFHVLNDKRFMLTRDTDDNVHIYDVLKVKKVEDLGKVDFDEEIKKRSQRIYVPNWFMVDLKTGMPMIVLGQDEVDCFAAWVSAEAGLAEHAEPGSDPKVNYGSLLLQALLERWRPAPPHHHLQGGAVELENGCDGDIRGNEYFSVPKHTPIIFSEVGGRNVCRMLVKDAVGETESALLNDAVPSWVTNVVIDRTLPKFIKLPFYLLAHPSMLKQDRNKKERLIANEFIQCRKVCEHVLEKVLGSDLPAAGSTGNSNSSQNNSQSDGNSESSQIPAEERIELLCNDVLCDPNMDLRTVRHFIWKQSSDLTFHYRTKFNYTQ, encoded by the exons ATGTTGACGCATAAGAACAATCAAGCTGGACGGAAGAAAATGCAGGTTTCTTTCGTCATACGAGACGCGGAGGAGAAGAGGCACCGGAATGGCGTAAATGCGCTGCAGCTGGACAGTATCAACGGGCGGCTTTATTCGGCAGGCCGGGACGCTATCATACGGCTATGGAACTCGACACAACCCAACTCGCACGAGCCGTACATCCAAAGCATGGAACACCACAATGACTGGGTGAACGACATCGTTTTATGTTGTGGTGGACGCAATT TGATAAGCGCAAGTTGTGATACAACCGTGAAGGTTTGGAATGCACACAAAGGCTTTTGTATGTCGACATTGCGTACGCACCGAGATTATGTTCAAGCGCTAGCCTACGCCAAGGACAGGGAGCAGGTCGCAAGCGCTGGATTAGACAAAGCAATCTTTCTATGGGACGTAAACACCCTAACAGCGTTAACAGCTTCAAACAACACAGTAACAA CCTCTAGCATATCGGGATCGAAGGATTCTATCTACAGTCTAGCGATGAACCCATCCGGAACAATCATTGTAAGTGGGTCGACGGAAAATACGCTCCGAATCTGGGATCCACGGACCTGCAATAAGATAGCGAAGCTCAAAGGCCACACAGAGAATGTGAAAGCACTAGTCGTATCGGAAGACGGCACGCAAGTCGTCTCGGGTAGTTctgatggaaaaattaaactCTGGAGCATCGGCCAGCAGCGGTGCATTCAGACGATAAGCGTCCACTCGGAGGGCGTTTGGTGCTTGCTGATGACCGACGGCTTTTCGCACGTCATTTCTGGAAGCAGAGACCGTAAAATCATCATGACGGAACTCCGAAACCCGGCTAATAGCGTACTCATCTGTGAGGAGCAAGCGCCTGTTCTAAGCATGTGTTATAACATTGACCAAACTGGCATCTGGGCGACGACGTGGAACTCGGACATACGCTGTTGGAAACTCCACAAAACGGACAAGCTCTGCA CGACGGCAAGTACGGGGAGCTCAACGGCTGCGAACACGGTGAAAGGATACGAAGTGGCATGTATTAAAGGTGGAGCTGCCATCAAGAAATTCCATGTGCTAAACGACAAACGGTTCATGCTAACACGGGATACGGACGATAACGTGCACATCTACGACGTGTTGAAGGTAAAAAAAGTTGAAGACCTGGGCAAAGTGGACTTTGACGAGGAAATCAAAAAACGTAGCCAACGAATTTATGTGCCGAACTGGTTCATGGTGGATTTAAAAACCGGG ATGCCAATGATCGTACTAGGACAAGATGAGGTCGATTGCTTCGCGGCATGGGTGTCGGCGGAAGCTGGTCTAGCGGAACACGCCGAACCTGGCTCGGATCCAAAGGTGAACTATGGCAGCTTATTGCTGCAGGCGCTGCTCGAGCGCTGGAGACCTGCGCCACCTCACCATCATCTGCAGGGTGGCGCTGTGGAGTTAGAGAACGGGTGCGACGGTGACATTCGGGGAAATGAGTATTTCAGCGTACCGAAGCACACGCCAATTATTTTTAGCGAAGTTGGCGGAAGGAACGTCTGCCGGATGCTTGTGAAGGACGCGGTGGGAGAGACGGAAAGCGCACTGTTGAACGATGCCGTCCCGTCTTGGGTAACGAATGTAGTGATAGATAGAACGCTACCCAAGTTCATCAAGCTTCCGTTTTATCTATTGGCGCATCCATCGATGCTGAAACAGGATCGCAATAAAAAG GAACGACTGATTGCGAACGAGTTCATCCAATGCCGGAAGGTGTGCGAGCACGTATTGGAGAAGGTGTTGGGATCGGATTTGCCGGCGGCCGGAAGCACCGGTAACTCGAATTCCTCCCAAAACAACAGCCAAAGTGATGGTAACTCCGAGAGCAGCCAGATACCGGCCGAGGAACGGATCGAGCTGTTATGTAACGATGTG CTTTGTGATCCCAATATGGACCTTCGCACGGTGAGGCATTTTATTTGGAAGCAATCGTCTGATTTAACGTTCCACTACCGAACAAAATTCAACTATACCCAGTAA
- the LOC128725696 gene encoding FERM domain-containing protein 5, translated as MFKSRSEGNVVYKCTVRLLEDLDVLECEFQPHHKGSFLLDYVCEQLEITEKDYFGLRFVDSAKQRHWLDLAKTIIKQVKDVDPLVLSFRVKFYPADPLRLTINGKLMLYQQLKRDLRHGRLYCSAGEAAALGALIVQDELGDFDAESHTGEYVSSLKIALRQSEQLEKKAMELHQKREPGQETIAVYDEFVGIARSLETYGIDPHPVKDHRGTQLYLGINFSGISTFAAGRRTQHFRWPEVHKINFEGKMFIIHLAYSEDRREVKKHTVGFKCPSGSACRYVWRCSIEQMLFFTLPTSQHASVVSGGGFFSWGTKFRYSGRTERELMSEALQALRQQKLNNTSPSKRKAQSVPATPSSPQGDLAEIRKSRYSSLPRSTMSEPLGGCGDHMASSVYCTDNPLPTLETVSEEARKTNGESNDHLSDYYFRDSFDHSSSESGFTAGNSANATGDHHHHRHHGSVTIGGHHHLHHHHRQAYTTDNIPALAIHSVTNHAASIIQQQNASNSAKNAKKFSLLQAFVPSFIFVVVVLIVSAIYILETDSELFASMRNWPEMICLRYQYYQPLKEFLAKKFGAIF; from the exons ATGTTCAAAAGCCGCAGCGAGGGCAATGTTGTTTACAAGTGCACGGTTCGGCTGCTGGAGGATCTCGATGTCCTGGAATGCGAATTTCAG CCACATCACAAGGGTAGCTTTCTGCTCGACTACGTCTGCGAGCAGCTGGAAATCACCGAAAAGGACTATTTTGGGCTCCGGTTCGTGGACTCCGCGAAGCAAAGG CATTGGTTGGATCTGGCAAAAACTATAATCAAAcaagttaaag ATGTGGACCCACTCGTACTTTCGTTCCGTGTCAAATTCTACCCAGCCGATCCCCTTCGGCTGACCATCAATGGAAAACTGATGCTTTACCAGCAACTGAAACGTGATCTTCGACATGGCCGGTTGTACTGTTCTGCAGGCGAAGCAGCGGCTCTGGGGGCTCTAATAGTACAAG ATGAACTCGGTGATTTCGATGCGGAATCACACACCGGCGAGTACGTATCGTCGCTCAAGATCGCGCTGCGACAATCGGAACAGCTCGAAAAGAAGGCAATGGAGCTGCACCAGAAGCGCGAACCGGGCCAAGAAACGATCGCCGTGTACGACGAGTTTGTCGGGATCGCGCGCAGCCTCGAAACGTACGGTATCGATCCGCATCCGGTCAAGGATCACCGCGGTACACAGCTTTATCTGGGAATCAACTTCTCCGGCATCAGCACGTTTGCGGCCGGACGGCGAACGCAACACTTCCGCTGGCCCGAGGTGCACAAGATCAACTTTGAGGGCAAGATGTTCATCATCCATCTGGCGTACTCCGAGGATCGAAGGGAAGTG aaaaaacacaccgttGGGTTTAAGTGTCCGTCAGGATCGGCCTGTCGGTACGTGTGGCGATGTTCCATCGAGCAGATGCTATTTTTTAC TCTTCCAACTAGCCAACACGCTTCCGTTGTGTCCGGAGGTGGATTTTTCTCATGGGGTACGAAGTTCCGCTACTCAGGACGCACCGAACGCGAGCTAATGTCCGAGGCACTGCAAGCTTTGCGACAGCAAAAGCTCAACAACACCAGCCCCAGCAAAAGGAAAGCCCAAAGCGTCCCGGCGACACCCTCGAGCCCACAAGGAGACCTGGCGGAAATCCGTAAGTCCC GATATAGTAGCCTTCCACGATCGACCATGTCGGAGCCGCTGGGTGGTTGCGGCGATCATATGGCATCGTCCGTGTACTGCACCGACAATCCACTGCCAACGCTAGAGACTGTGTCGGAGGAGGCGCGCAAAACGAATGGGGAAAGCAACGATCACCTGTCCGACTACTACTTCCGGGATTCGTTCGATCACTCGTCGTCCGAGTCCGGGTTTACGGCGGGTAACAGCGCGAACGCAACcggcgatcatcatcatcatcggcatcaCGGTAGCGTCACGATCGGTGGTCATCATCATCTCCACCATCATCACAGGCAGGCGTACACGACAGATAATATCCCGGCGTTGGCGATCCACAGTGTGACGAACCATGCGGCCAGTATCATTCAGCAGCAGAATGCGAGTAATAGTGCGAAGAACGCGAAAAAGTTCTCACTGCTGCAGGCGTTCGTCCCGTCGTTCATCTTCgttgtggtggtgttgatcGTGTCGGCGATCTACATCCTCGAGACGGACTCGGAGCTGTTCGCTTCGATGCGCAACTGGCCGGAAATGATCTGCCTGCGTTACCAATACTACCAGCCGTTGAAGGAGTTCTTGGCCAAAAAGTTTGGCGCCatattttga
- the LOC128725697 gene encoding uncharacterized protein LOC128725697, translating to MTYDNCKHMENPAARLSKVKVFGKPNAIELSATLEVEREIEPPVHLQLHVKRCNMQKEECETYEHISLEDVCSKIESNPILHKYMDIFTPPLSCPLKKGRYVAEKSELKLQMLEMFPIENAFWQMEFRFLNKHNQTMQCDFVEVAVTDKQ from the exons ATGACGTACGACAACTGCAAGCACATGGAAAATCCAGCAGCCAGGTTGTCGAAGGTAAAGGTATTCGGTAAACCAAATGCCATCGAGCTGAGTGCCACGTTGGAAGTTGAGCGGGAGATCGAACCACCGGTGCATTTGCAGCTGCACGTGAAGCGATGCAACATGCAGAAGGAAGAATGCGAAACGTACGAACACATTTCGTTGGAGGACGTCTGCTCGAAGATCGAAAGCAATCCGATCCTGCATAAATACATGGACATCTTTACACCACCGCTCAGCTGTCCGTTAAAAAAG GGACGCTATGTGGCGGAAAAATCGGAGCTAAAGCTGCAAATGCTGGAAATGTTCCCGATCGAGAACGCATTCTGGCAGATGGAGTTTCGCTTCCTAAACAAGCACAACCAAACGATGCAGTGCGATTTCGTCGAGGTTGCGGTGACGGATAAACAGTGA